The nucleotide window AAATTCTCTAGCTTTACATGTTTCTAGTGAATTTTTTTCTACAGAAGATTATATTAGAGAGTTTGAGGAGTTTAAAAATGTTATAGATGCAGAGTAGAAGTACTGTTTTTGAATGTAACCTATTACATTTACATCAAATTGGCGATAGAAATGGACATATTACAGCTGTGAATAATAATAGTGAGGTCCCTTTTGCTGTAAAAAGGATTTTTTATTTGTATGATATTCCTGGTGGAGAATCAAGAGGGGCGCATGCTCATAAGGAATGTCATCAATTTTTGGTAGCGGCAAGCGGTAGTTTTGAAGTTCTATTGGATGATGGACAAACAAAAAGGCAAGTTATGCTAAATAGGCCAGATTTGGGTCTGCATATACCACCAGGCATATGGGCTTCAGAAATTAATTTTTCGAGTGGTTCTATTTGCTTAGTACTTGCTTCACATGAGTATGATGAGGGGGATTATATTAGGGATTATGAAGCATATTTAAAGTATACATTATGATTGAAAAAGAGTTTGTTTTAAAAAAATACGGTTTGACTACTAGATTAGTGACTGAGAAGGATGCTGAATTTATTGTGAAATTGCGGAGCGATGAAAAGTTAAGTCTTTTTTTAAATAAAACAAATTCCAATATAGATGAACAAGAAAAATGGATTAAACAATATAAGATTCGTGAATCTAGAGGTGAAGAATACTATTTTGTGTTTTTAAATGAAGATTTGCCAATAGGGCTTTGTCGTTTATACAAATTTGAGCCCTTGTCGTTTACTATTGGGAGTTGGATATTTTCTAGTGATGCGCCAAAAGGAACTGCACTTTTGGGGGATATTATTACGAGAGAAATTGGATTTGATTTATTTCCGCAAAAAAAGTTGAAATTTGATGTAAGAAAAGGTAATAGAAATGTTTTAAAGTATCAGCATATGTTTAAGCCTAAGGTTGTTGATGAAGATGCTGAAAATTTTTACTTCGAATTACATAAAGTAGATTTTGAAAAATATAAAGTCAAATTTTTAAGAATGTTAACGAATTAAAATTATGAATAATATAGAAAAGTATAGTGCTATTTTTTGTGAAGCATTGGAAGTTGAAAATAAAGATCTTGAAGGTCTTAAATATCAAGATGTAATAGGTTGGGATTCAATTGGGCATATGAATTTAATTTCAGAATTAGAGGAAGGCTTTGATATTATGTTGGAAACAGATGATATTGTTGACTTTTCTTCATTCGAAAAAGGTATGGAGATATTAAAGGAGAAATATGGGATTCAGTTCTAGATTGCTTAGTGGAAAAGTAGCGTTGGTTACTGGTGCTGGAAAAGGTATAGGTAAGGCCATTGTTGAAAATTTTCTTGAAGAGGGTGCAAAAGTATACGCTGTTACCAGAACAATAAATAGTCTTTCAGAATACTCTAGTAATGAATTGCTGATTCCATGTTATTTAGATGTGACTGATCAAGGGGCAGTCAAAGAATTATTTATAAAAATTAAGAAGGAAGAGAATAAACTTGATATCCTTGTTAATAATGCTGGAGTAATGCAGGATTCCTTACTAGGAATGATTACAGAAAAGCAAATTCAAGAAACTTTTTCAGTTAACGTTTTTGCTGTTATTAATTTTATGCAGTATGCCAGTAAATTAATGAAAAAATCAGAAAGCGGCTCCATAATTAATATTTCTTCAGTTATGGGTATCCATGGTAATCGAGGGCAATTAGTTTATTCTGCGAGTAAAGGAGCTATAAATTCTTTGACAAAATCTGCTTCAAAAGAATTAAGTATGTATTCTATTCGAGTTAATGCAGTGGCGCCTGGAGTAATTGAAACAGAGTTGATTAAAAATATATCGGATGTTATAATGGAAAAAAAAATCTCTCAAATTGGTATGGGTAGAATGGGGAGTCCTTCAGAAGTGGCCGATACTGTTGTTTTTCTTGCTTCCGATTTATCGAAATATGTAAGTGGACAAATTATCGGTATAGATGGTTCAATGTCTTTTTAAAATTTAATTAATGACTTCAAATTTTTTTGATAAAAGTATAGCAATTGATGATTCGGGTAATCATTTAATTAATTCTGATTTGGATTATCTTAATGAGAAATTCAAAGGTATAATTGGAGAAAGGAAATTATTGTTTTCGTTATCCAATAACACCATAGGATCTTTGTGTGGGTATCTTTCTTTTTATCATACTAAAAATGTTCCATTATTATTAGATGCGACGATTGATCTTCAATTGTTTAAAGAATTGATGGAAAAATATAAACCTAATTTTTTATGGGTTCCTGCTAAAAGAGATGATATAATTTCTAAATATGATGCTGTCTTTGAAAAATATGGTTTTGTTTTATTGCGAACTTCTTTTGGGATAAAACATAAATTATTTCCTGAATTGGCATTACTACTTACAACTTCTGGTTCAACAGGAAGTCCTAAATTAGTTAGGGTTACATATAAAAATATTATATCTAATGCTAACTCAATTGGCGAATATTTAGGAATAACGCAGGACGAAAAACCAATAACTTCCCTTCCAATGTATTATTCGTTCGGATTATCTGTTATCAATAGTCATATTTTAAAGGGAGCTACCATTTTACTAACTAATCGTAGTATTATGGAAAAAGAATTTTGGCAATTTTTAAATGATCATCAAGCCACTTCTTTAGCAGGAGTTCCTTTTACTTATAAAGTTTTAAAAAAATTGCGATTTTTTAAAATGGAACTGCCATCCCTTAAGACATTATTACAAGCTGGAGGCAAACTTTCAGAAGATTTAGTTTTTGAATTTGCGAATTATTGTAAAAGTAGAAATAAAAAATTTTTTGTAATGTATGGCCAAACAGAGGCTACTGCAAGAATGAGTTATCTACCTAGTGAAAGTGTCTTAGATAATATTTCCAGTATTGGTATTCCAATACCAGATGGAGAATTTCAGATAGTTGATGAAAATGGAAAGAATGTTGATAAAGCAAACGTTTTAGGAGAGTTGGTTTATAAAGGAGATAATGTTACTCTTGGTTATGCTGAATCTTATGATGATTTATCAAAAGGAGATGAAAATAAGGGTGTGCTTTTTACAGGTGATTTGGCCAAGCGAGATGGGCACGGCTTTTATCATATAGTAGGAAGAAAAAAAAGATTCATCAAAATTTTTGGTAATAGAATTAATCTTGATGAAGTGGAGCAATTAATTAAAACTATTGTTGATGACGTGGCTTGCGTAGGAGAAGATGATAATATGATTATATATACAACGCATAAAAACTACGCTCAGGAGATAAGAAGTTTTATCTCTTTAAAAACAGGATTAAATCATAGTGCTTTTTTAGTTAAAGAAATTGACGAGATACCGTTAAACTCCTCAGGCAAAATTCTTTATTCCGCTCTCACTTTAAATTAAAGAGCTAAATGTTATTTCAATTTTAAGCTAGATTCATTATGAATGGAATTGCACAAATGGAGGGACTTGATCCATATTCTCTTTCAAGCGAAAATAAAAAAGAAATGTTAAATTCTATTTTAAAAGAATTAACGATAAATCATTACAATTCGTGTTTGGAGTATAAAAAAATGTTAGATGCTTCCAATGTTAACATTGAAGAATTACCTAGCTATGAATATTTACCTTATTTACCAGTTAGATTATTTAAAGAATTAGATTTATTAAGTATAGAATCTGATGATGTTATAAAGACAATGACTTCATCTGGTACTTCAGGGCAAAAAGTTTCTAAAATTTTTTTAAATAAGGAGACTGCATCTAGTCAGACTAAAGTATTAACAAAAATAGTATCTTCTTTTATTGGTAAGAAAAGAATACCAATGTTAATATTAGATAGTTCAGAAGTTGTTAGGAATAGAGCCATGTTTTCAGCCAGAGGTGCTGGTGTTTTAGGTTTTTCAATGTTTGGATCTAAAAGACTCTATGCTTTAGATGATAAAATGAATCTGAATATAGATGAAATTGATGCTTTTTTGAATGAGTTTAAAGGACAGCCTATTTTTGTTTTTGGCTTTACATTTATGATTTGGCAACATTTTTACAAAGAATTAGTTAAAACAGGCTACAAACCTGATTTATCTAAAGCTATTTTAATTCATGGCGGTGGTTGGAAAAAATTAGTAAGCGAATCTGTTTCAACAGAGTCATTTAAAGAAGCTTTGTATGATGTATGTGGCATAAATAAAGTTTATGACTATTATGGTATGGTTGAGCAGACGGGATCTATCTATATGGAATGTGAACATGGGCATTTGCACACATCCATTTTTTCGGATATTATCATTAGGAGACCAACAGATTTTTCTATTGCAGAAGTAGGAGAAGCGGGTATAGTTCAAGTAATTTCAGTATTGCCTGAAAGTTATCCGGGACATCTTCTTTTAACAGAGGATGAAGGTATTTTATTAGGAGAAGATAATTGCTATTGTGGGCGTTTGGGTAAATATTTTAAAATTTTAGGAAGAATAAAGGATGCAGAAATACGAGGATGCAGTGATACTTATGCAGAACAATTTTAAAGGTGTAGATATATTATTTCCAGATTTTTTGGATATTAAATGTTTAACAAATGGAGATAAAAATGCTCCATATTCAGATGAAGTTGTTGATTTTTTAAATCAACTTTCTTCAGTTTTGATGAAAGATTCTGAATCAAGAGCATATCCTGATGTAATTACTTTTGCTTTTTTTTGTAGAAAAGCGAATATTCTCAATTTGAAGAAAAAATATGAGTCAAATAACATACGATTTGGTAGAGGTTTGTTATTTCATATTGCGCCTTCCAATGTGCCAGTGAATTTTGCATATTCACTTATATGTGGCTTGTTATCAGGTAATTCAAATATAGTTCGTGTGCCGTCTAAAGATTTTAAGCAAGTTGATATTATCTTAAAAGCTTTAAAAAAAGTGACTAAAGATCTATCTTTTAAGCTTTTTGAAGAAAGAATTTTGTTAATTAGGTATAATAGGGGGAGTGATGTTACTAAATATTTGTCAGCTATTTGTGATGTTCGCATAATATGGGGAGGTGATGAAACTATTAGTTTGATAAGAAATAATAATCCTTTAGCACCTAGAGCTTTCGATATAACATTTGCAGATCGATATTCAATTTGTGCGATTAATACGTTAAGTTATCTAAACGATGTAAATATCAATGGAACGAAGGAATTTGCCAGTAAAATAGCTGAGCTTTTTTATAACGATACTTATCTATTTGATCAAAATGCATGTACTGCCCCCCATTTAATTGTTTGGGTAGGAAATATAGACAAGGTTGAAGAGGCAAAAAAAATATTTTGGTCAGCTATGAGCAACCTTCTTAAAAGTAAGTATAATGTATCTTCCATTTTAGCAATTGATAAATTAACTAATTTTTATAGGCAAGCTGTTTTTATGGATATTAATAAGGAAGTTGACTCTGATAATCTGTTGTGGAGAGTTAGTGTAAATGATTTGACAGAGAATATTGAAAATTTTAGGTGTCCTGCGGGTTATTTTTCCGA belongs to Flavobacterium aquiphilum and includes:
- a CDS encoding acyl carrier protein; protein product: MNNIEKYSAIFCEALEVENKDLEGLKYQDVIGWDSIGHMNLISELEEGFDIMLETDDIVDFSSFEKGMEILKEKYGIQF
- a CDS encoding GNAT family N-acetyltransferase, with the protein product MIEKEFVLKKYGLTTRLVTEKDAEFIVKLRSDEKLSLFLNKTNSNIDEQEKWIKQYKIRESRGEEYYFVFLNEDLPIGLCRLYKFEPLSFTIGSWIFSSDAPKGTALLGDIITREIGFDLFPQKKLKFDVRKGNRNVLKYQHMFKPKVVDEDAENFYFELHKVDFEKYKVKFLRMLTN
- a CDS encoding sugar 3,4-ketoisomerase; translated protein: MQSRSTVFECNLLHLHQIGDRNGHITAVNNNSEVPFAVKRIFYLYDIPGGESRGAHAHKECHQFLVAASGSFEVLLDDGQTKRQVMLNRPDLGLHIPPGIWASEINFSSGSICLVLASHEYDEGDYIRDYEAYLKYTL
- a CDS encoding AMP-binding protein, which encodes MTSNFFDKSIAIDDSGNHLINSDLDYLNEKFKGIIGERKLLFSLSNNTIGSLCGYLSFYHTKNVPLLLDATIDLQLFKELMEKYKPNFLWVPAKRDDIISKYDAVFEKYGFVLLRTSFGIKHKLFPELALLLTTSGSTGSPKLVRVTYKNIISNANSIGEYLGITQDEKPITSLPMYYSFGLSVINSHILKGATILLTNRSIMEKEFWQFLNDHQATSLAGVPFTYKVLKKLRFFKMELPSLKTLLQAGGKLSEDLVFEFANYCKSRNKKFFVMYGQTEATARMSYLPSESVLDNISSIGIPIPDGEFQIVDENGKNVDKANVLGELVYKGDNVTLGYAESYDDLSKGDENKGVLFTGDLAKRDGHGFYHIVGRKKRFIKIFGNRINLDEVEQLIKTIVDDVACVGEDDNMIIYTTHKNYAQEIRSFISLKTGLNHSAFLVKEIDEIPLNSSGKILYSALTLN
- a CDS encoding acyl-CoA reductase, with the protein product MQKYEDAVILMQNNFKGVDILFPDFLDIKCLTNGDKNAPYSDEVVDFLNQLSSVLMKDSESRAYPDVITFAFFCRKANILNLKKKYESNNIRFGRGLLFHIAPSNVPVNFAYSLICGLLSGNSNIVRVPSKDFKQVDIILKALKKVTKDLSFKLFEERILLIRYNRGSDVTKYLSAICDVRIIWGGDETISLIRNNNPLAPRAFDITFADRYSICAINTLSYLNDVNINGTKEFASKIAELFYNDTYLFDQNACTAPHLIVWVGNIDKVEEAKKIFWSAMSNLLKSKYNVSSILAIDKLTNFYRQAVFMDINKEVDSDNLLWRVSVNDLTENIENFRCPAGYFSEFYAENLNFISKIVNKKYQTMAYYGFDKEELLSFVNDKSLSGIDRVVPIGKTTDFSLIWDGYDLVNMLTRQVSVL
- a CDS encoding SDR family NAD(P)-dependent oxidoreductase; protein product: MGFSSRLLSGKVALVTGAGKGIGKAIVENFLEEGAKVYAVTRTINSLSEYSSNELLIPCYLDVTDQGAVKELFIKIKKEENKLDILVNNAGVMQDSLLGMITEKQIQETFSVNVFAVINFMQYASKLMKKSESGSIINISSVMGIHGNRGQLVYSASKGAINSLTKSASKELSMYSIRVNAVAPGVIETELIKNISDVIMEKKISQIGMGRMGSPSEVADTVVFLASDLSKYVSGQIIGIDGSMSF